The following are encoded in a window of Chloroflexaceae bacterium genomic DNA:
- a CDS encoding glycosyltransferase family 4 protein produces MHILLLSPYPPYPPRSGGALRIYHLLRGLAARHEVTLLTFAPDAAAVAVLAPLRAICGVITVPGPPRRSLLRRGITTLASPVPDMGLRNRSPAYAEALSRLLASRRYDVVQAESIEMAGYLMQARGLGPLLVLDEFNAEYVLQRRAALADLRRGLALRPGAFVAGLYSLVQWRKLARYERGALRAFDRLLVVSEQDRAALARLDPRRAHRLRVVPNGVDAAHLRRGPVVGDFGPATLTFVGTLDYRPNLDALRWFVKDVLPRIRAQRPDARLLVVGRAAGRAAQALADGEAVELVGEVADVRPYIDGAAVYVLPMRIGGGSRLKLLEALAMEAPVVSTPMGVEGVEGLRHETHLLIAEGAESFAAAVLRLIADPDLGARLGATGRAHVAAHYDWKMIVPRLEAAYR; encoded by the coding sequence CCCCTACCCGCCTTACCCGCCACGGAGCGGAGGCGCGCTGCGCATCTACCATCTGTTGCGGGGCCTGGCGGCGCGTCACGAGGTGACATTGCTCACCTTCGCGCCGGACGCGGCGGCAGTGGCGGTGCTGGCGCCGCTGCGGGCGATCTGCGGCGTGATCACTGTGCCCGGCCCGCCCCGGCGCTCGCTGCTGCGGCGCGGCATTACCACCCTGGCCTCGCCAGTGCCCGACATGGGGCTGCGCAACCGGTCGCCGGCCTATGCCGAGGCCCTCAGCCGCCTGCTGGCCTCCCGGCGCTACGATGTGGTGCAGGCCGAGAGCATCGAGATGGCCGGCTACCTGATGCAGGCGCGCGGCCTCGGCCCGCTACTGGTGCTCGACGAGTTCAACGCCGAGTACGTGTTGCAGCGCCGCGCCGCGCTGGCCGATCTGCGCCGGGGCCTGGCGCTGCGCCCTGGAGCTTTCGTGGCCGGACTGTATTCACTGGTTCAATGGCGCAAACTCGCGCGCTATGAGCGGGGCGCGCTGCGGGCCTTTGATCGCCTGCTGGTCGTTTCGGAGCAGGACCGCGCCGCACTGGCCCGGCTTGATCCGCGCCGCGCCCACCGGCTGCGCGTTGTGCCCAACGGCGTGGATGCCGCGCACCTGCGCCGCGGCCCGGTGGTGGGCGACTTCGGCCCGGCCACGCTAACCTTTGTCGGCACGCTGGACTACCGGCCCAACCTCGACGCGCTACGCTGGTTCGTGAAGGATGTGTTGCCGCGCATCAGGGCGCAACGGCCCGACGCGCGGCTGCTGGTGGTGGGCCGGGCAGCGGGGCGCGCCGCGCAGGCCCTGGCCGATGGCGAGGCCGTTGAACTGGTGGGAGAGGTGGCCGACGTGCGGCCCTACATCGACGGCGCAGCGGTCTACGTGTTGCCGATGCGCATCGGCGGCGGGTCGCGCCTGAAACTGCTGGAAGCCCTGGCGATGGAAGCGCCGGTGGTCAGCACGCCGATGGGCGTCGAGGGTGTCGAGGGACTGCGCCACGAGACGCACCTGCTGATCGCCGAGGGCGCTGAGAGCTTCGCTGCCGCGGTGCTGCGCCTGATCGCCGATCCTGACCTGGGGGCGCGCCTTGGCGCCACTGGGCGCGCCCACGTGGCGGCGCACTACGACTGGAAGATGATCGTGCCGCGCCTGGAGGCGGCGTATCGTTGA